From Weissella confusa, a single genomic window includes:
- the aspS gene encoding aspartate--tRNA ligase translates to MKRTNYAGLIDEAYLDQTVTLQGWVQKRRDLGGLIFVDLRDREGIVQLAFSEEFGADALAVAEKMRSEFVIEVEGVVRSRAEGAVNDNLKSGKIEVQVAKATILSEAKTTPFYIEDDINVSDELRLKYRYLDLRRPEMQKNLRIRSKITAATHEFLDANGFIDIETPYLAKSTPEGARDYLVPSRVYPGSFYALPQSPQLFKQLLMGAGFDRYYQVARAFRDEDLRGDRQPEFTQLDVETSFMTQDEIMALVNEWVAAIMKKTVDVDLDTAQIPVLDYADSIKRFGTDKPDMRFGMELQDLSELMADSEFGVFANAVNNGGQVKAIVVPGGADHYSRKDIDKMAQYIERFGAKGLAWLKVTDEGITGPIAKFLTTKGDDLLAQTEAKAGDLILFAADSEGVVSATLDALRRMTAKEMDLIDNSKWAFAWVVNWPLFEHQAEEDRWIAAHHPFTMPNEEDLPLLETTEGAHQAHAQSYDLVLNGYELGSGSIRIHRMDIQEKMLSALGFTKEAAHDAFGFLLEGMEYGFPPMGGIALGLDRLAMLLAGRDNIREVIAFPKNSKATEPMTEAPTPVAKAQIVDDLGLTAPVYADIEAPNMSEE, encoded by the coding sequence TGAAGCGTACTAACTATGCTGGCTTGATTGATGAAGCCTACCTTGATCAAACTGTCACGCTACAAGGATGGGTGCAAAAGCGCCGTGACTTGGGTGGTTTGATTTTCGTTGATTTGCGTGACCGTGAAGGTATTGTGCAATTGGCCTTCTCAGAAGAATTTGGCGCAGATGCTTTGGCAGTTGCTGAAAAGATGCGTTCAGAATTCGTTATCGAAGTTGAAGGTGTTGTTCGTTCACGTGCTGAAGGTGCGGTTAACGATAACTTGAAGTCAGGTAAGATTGAAGTGCAAGTTGCCAAGGCAACGATTTTGTCAGAAGCTAAGACGACGCCATTCTACATTGAAGACGACATCAACGTTTCAGACGAATTGCGTTTGAAGTACCGTTACTTGGATTTGCGTCGTCCTGAGATGCAAAAGAACTTGCGTATCCGTTCAAAGATTACGGCTGCAACGCACGAATTCTTGGATGCAAACGGCTTTATTGATATTGAGACGCCATACTTGGCTAAGTCAACGCCAGAAGGAGCCCGTGATTACCTAGTGCCATCACGTGTTTACCCTGGTTCATTCTACGCTTTGCCACAATCACCACAATTGTTTAAGCAATTGTTGATGGGTGCCGGCTTTGACCGTTACTACCAAGTTGCCCGTGCCTTCCGTGACGAAGATTTGCGTGGTGACCGTCAACCAGAATTTACGCAACTGGACGTTGAAACGTCATTCATGACGCAAGACGAAATCATGGCATTGGTTAACGAATGGGTTGCCGCTATCATGAAGAAGACAGTTGATGTTGATTTGGATACGGCTCAAATTCCAGTGTTGGATTACGCTGATTCAATCAAGCGTTTCGGAACTGACAAGCCTGACATGCGTTTCGGCATGGAATTGCAAGATTTGTCAGAGTTGATGGCTGATTCAGAATTCGGTGTCTTTGCTAACGCGGTTAATAACGGTGGCCAAGTAAAGGCAATCGTTGTACCTGGTGGTGCTGATCACTACTCACGTAAGGACATTGATAAGATGGCTCAATACATCGAGCGTTTCGGTGCCAAGGGATTGGCTTGGTTGAAGGTGACTGATGAAGGTATCACTGGACCAATCGCTAAGTTCTTGACGACGAAGGGTGACGACTTGTTGGCCCAAACTGAAGCTAAGGCTGGCGACTTGATTCTGTTCGCGGCTGATTCAGAAGGCGTTGTTTCAGCAACGTTGGATGCTTTGCGTCGTATGACGGCTAAGGAAATGGACTTGATTGACAACAGTAAGTGGGCTTTCGCTTGGGTTGTTAACTGGCCATTGTTTGAGCACCAAGCTGAAGAAGATCGTTGGATTGCGGCACACCACCCATTCACAATGCCAAACGAAGAAGATTTGCCATTGTTGGAGACGACGGAAGGTGCTCACCAAGCACACGCCCAATCATACGACCTTGTTTTGAACGGATACGAGTTGGGTTCAGGTTCAATCCGTATTCACCGTATGGACATCCAAGAGAAGATGTTGTCAGCGCTTGGCTTCACTAAGGAAGCAGCGCACGATGCATTCGGCTTCTTGCTTGAAGGTATGGAATACGGCTTCCCTCCAATGGGTGGAATCGCTCTAGGATTGGATCGTTTGGCTATGTTGTTGGCTGGACGTGACAACATCCGTGAAGTGATTGCGTTCCCTAAGAACTCAAAGGCTACTGAGCCAATGACAGAAGCACCAACACCTGTTGCCAAGGCACAAATCGTTGATGACTTGGGCTTGACGGCGCCTGTATACGCCGACATTGAAGCACCAAACATGTCAGAAGAATAA